One window of Melopsittacus undulatus isolate bMelUnd1 chromosome 28 unlocalized genomic scaffold, bMelUnd1.mat.Z SUPER_28_unloc_1, whole genome shotgun sequence genomic DNA carries:
- the ABCF1 gene encoding ATP-binding cassette sub-family F member 1 isoform X2: protein MPKGARPAAAKQEEWRGEGEDQPVKKGKKDRRGKKSFFEELVEEEKAAPAEPPPAPDKEAAPQQASRRKKERRKERKRPGAEPEPEELELSRRLQELAAADSEEEEEEEAPAPRKGGRRRKGGNVFAALNQDQSEEEEEEEEKRKEEAAPRPGKGKSHKEEEEGEKKRKSRKNEKTKSKRQGKAPSEDEAEGSDEDTKPKGRKNKFTALQDEDEEDEPKEPQKGNEPPEEEEEGRKAEPDARISKKEKKKMKKQMEYERQVATIKAAAAAGEEDFSVSQAELSSRQAMLENASDIKLEKFSISAHGKELYVNADLYIVAGRRYGLVGPNGKGKTTLLKHIANRALSIPPNIDVLLCEQEVVADDTPAVQAVLKADTKRLRLLEEEKRLQTLLERGEDAAERLEKVYEELRAIGAAAAEAKARRILAGLGFNPEMQNRATRKFSGGWRMRVSLARALFMEPTLLMLDEPTNHLDLNAVIWLNNYLQTWKKTLLVVSHDQGFLDDVCTDIIHLDAQRLFYYRGNYMTFKKMYQQKQKELLKQFEKQEKKLRDLKAGGKSTKQAEKQTKEALTRKQQKCRRRTADEEASEAPELLKRPREYTVRFTFPNPPPLSPPILGLHGVDFGYEGQELLFRNLDFGIDMDSRVCIVGPNGVGKSTLLQLLTGRLTPTRGQMRRNHRLKVGFFNQQAAEQLRLEETAAEYLQRSFNLPHQDARKCLGRFGLEGHAHTLQIAKLSGGQKARVVFAELACREPDVLILDEPTNNLDIESIDALADAINDYKGAVIVVSHDARLITETNCQLWVVEEQGLSQIDGDFEDYKREVLEALGEVMIHRPRE from the exons ATGCCGAAGGGAGCGCGGCCGGCGGCGGCCAAGCAGGAGGAAtggcggggggagggggagg accagCCGGtaaagaagggcaagaaggaccGGCGAGGCAAGAAGTCG TTCTTCGAGGAGCtggtggaggaggagaaagcagcacCCGCTGAGCCCCCCCCGGCGCCGGACAAGGAGGCAGCGCCCCAACAG GCTTCCCGAAGGAAAAAGGAGCGGAGGAAAGAGCGGAAGCGTCCGGGAGCGGAGCCGGAGcctgaggagctggagctgagccGGCGCCTGCAGGAGCTGGCGGCTGCTgacagtgaggaggaggaggaggaggaag CTCCGGCGCCCAGGaaaggggggaggaggaggaag ggtgGCAACGTCTTTGCGGCGCTGAATCAAGATCAaagcgaggaggaggaggaggaagaggagaagaggaaggaggaggcagcaccACGGCCTGGCAAGGGCAAAAGCCataag gaggaagaggagggggagaagaagaggaagagccGGAAGAACGAGAAGACCAAGAGCAAGCGGCAG GGAAAAGCCCCCAGTGAGGATGAGGCCGAAGGCTCCGATGAGGATACAAAACCCAAAGgcaggaag AACAAGTTCACAGCCctgcaggatgaggatgaggaagatGAACCCAAAGAGCCCCAGAAGGGCAACGAACCT cccgaggaggaggaggaggggaggaaggcagagccTGACGCCCGCATCagcaagaaggagaagaagaagatgaagaagcaG ATGGAGTACGAGCGCCAGGTGGCCACCATCAAGGCAGCGGCAGCCGCGGGCGAGGAGGACTTCTCAGTGTCCCAGGCTGAGCTGTCCTCACGTCAGGCCATGCTGGAGAACGCCTCCGACATCAAG CTGGAGAAGTTcagcatctctgcccatgggaaggagcTTTATGTCAATGCCGACCTCTACATCGTGGCCGGACGTCGCTATGGGCTCGTGGGACCCAACGg TAAAGGGAAGACGACGCTGCTGAAGCACATTGCGAACCGGGCGCTGAGCATCCCCCCCAACATTGATGTGCTGCTCTGTGAGCAAG AGGTGGTGGCTGACGACACCCCCGCGGTGcaggcagtgctcaaggctgaCACCAAACGGCTCcggctgctggaggaggagaagcgGCTGCAGACGCTGCTGGAGCGCGGGGAGGATGCAGCCGAGCGCCTAGAGAAG GTGTATGAGGAGCTCAGAGCCATTGGGGCGGCTGCAGCCGAGGCCAAGGCCAGGCGCATACTGGCTGGACTGGGTTTCAACCCCGAGATGCAGAACAGAGCAACGAGGAAGTTCTCCGGGGGGTGGAGGATGAGGGTGTCCCTGGCCCG TGCCTTGTTCATGGAGCCGACACTGCTGATGCTGGATGAGCCCACCAACCACCTGGACCTCAATGCGGTCATCTGGCTCAATAA TTACCTGCAGACCTGGAAGAAGACATTGCTGGTGGTGTCCCACGACCAAGGTTTCCTCGATGATGTCTGCACCGACATCATCCACCTGGATGCCCAGAGGCTCTTCTACTACCGGGGCAACTACA TGACCTTCAAGAAGATGTaccagcagaagcagaaggagcTGCTCAAGCAGTTCgagaagcaggagaagaagCTGCGGGACCTGAAAGCAGGGGGCAAGTCCACCAAGCAGGCG GAGAAGCAAACCAAGGAGGCTCTGACGCGGAAGCAGCAGAAGTGCCGGCGCCGGACGGCGGATGAGGAGGCATCTGAGGCCCCAGAGCTGCTCAAGAGGCCTCGGGAATACACCGTGCGCTTCACCTTCCCCAACCCGccccccctcagcccccccATCCTCGGCCTCCACG GCGTTGACTTCGGCTAcgaggggcaggagctgctgttccGTAACCTGGACTTTGGCATTGACATGGACTCGAGGG TTTGCATCGTGGGCCCCAATGGGGTGGGGAAGAGCacgctgctgcagctgctgaccGGGCGGCTCACCCCG ACCCGTGGCCAGATGCGGAGGAACCACCGGCTG AAAGTGGGGTTCTTCAACCAGCAAGCGGCAGAGCAGCTGCGGCTGGAGGAGACGGCGGCCGAGTACCTGCAGCGGAGCTTCAACCTCCCGCACCAGGACGCCCGCAAGTGCCTGGGCCGCTTCGGGCTCGAGGGCCACGCACACACGCTGCAGATCGCCAAGCTCTCCG GCGGGCAGAAGGCGCGGGTGGTGTTCGCGGAGCTGGCGTGCCGGGAGCCGGACGTCCTCATCCTG GATGAACCCACCAACAACCTGGACATCGAGTCCATTGATGCCTTGGCTGACGCCATCAATGACTACAAAGGAG CCGTCATCGTGGTGAGCCACGACGCGCGGCTGATCACGGAGACCAACTGCCAGCTGTGGGTGGTGGAGGAGCAGGGACTGAGCCAGATCGATGGCGACTTCGAGGACTACAAACGGGAGGTGCTGGAGGCCCTGGGCGAGGTCATGATCCACCGGCCTCGAGAGTGA
- the GNL1 gene encoding guanine nucleotide-binding protein-like 1 produces the protein MPRKRPFSAKRKKQQLRDRRERRRGDPAAPPGSGPGSRSGSRERSSDGAAADAGDPVPPPRRHDPGRFRLQLGGPRAEALARRRRRAQEEVLEPLPESALELEPDLIYGPGLDFPRRPPWSFAMSPEELRAREEAAFGAFLRALQDNRRPAEGGTEGEDDGGDLAPFEHNLETWRQLWRVLEMSDVILLITDARHPALNVPPALATHITRELGKGLILILNKVDLTSPAVATAWSHLLRRRFPTARVVPFTSAPRRGPTAGLQRRQRRGGGWSRAVGPRQLLEACESIVGGEVDLSSWRARLDRVEAAAARGEEEEEEQQEEVGGGSEEEEEDGDEDGAMVAPRQWERYRHGVLTLGCVGLPNAGKSSVLNALLGRSAVSVSRAPGRTRYFQTHFLTPRVRLCDCPGLVFPSQAPPALQVLAGVYPISQLQEPYSAVGYLASRLPLPALLQLRPPTSAAGWTAWDICEAWAEKRGYKTAKAARNDVYRAANSILRLAADGRLRLCLRPPGYAAQKDLWEQHPETAALAELQERGGDRGVPGSAPPEEASTSEEECDSEDGAEPGEATPPASTAANPFALLGEDEC, from the exons ATGCCCCGCAAGCGGCCGTTCAGCGccaagaggaagaagcagcagctccgAGACCGGCGAGAACGGAGGCGGGGGg ACCCCGCGGCCCCTCCGGGCTCGGGCCCCGGCAGCCGCAGCGGGAGCCGGGAGCGCAGCAGCGATGGAGCCGCGGCCGACGCGGGGGATCCGGTGCCCCCTCCCCGGCGCCACGACCCCGGCCGCTTCcggctgcagctgggggggcCCCGGGCCGAGGCCTTggcccggcggcggcggagggcgCAGGAGGAGGTGCTGGAGCCGCTGCCCGAGAGCGCCCTGGAGCTGGAGCCGGATCTCATCTACGGGCCCG GCCTGGACTTCCCCCGGCGGCCGCCATGGAGCTTCGCCATGAGCCCCGAGGAGCTGCGGGCACGGGAGGAGGCTGCGTTCGGGGCCTTCCTGCGGGCCCTGCAGGACAACCGGCGGCCTGCGGAGGGCGGCACCGAGGGCGAGGATGATGGAGGGGACCTGGCTCCGTTTGAGCACAACCTGGAG ACATGGCGGCAGCTGTGGCGCGTGCTGGAGATGTCCGATGTCATCCTGCTCATCACCGACGCCCGGCACCCG GCCCTGAACGTGCCCCCGGCGCTGGCCACACACATCACACGGGAGCTGGGCAAGGggctcatcctcatcctcaaCAAAGTGGATCTCACCTCCCCTGCTGTGGCCACCGCATGGAGCCACCTCCTGCGCCGCCGCTTCCCCACCGCCCGCGTCGTGCCCTTCACCTCCGCCCCCCGACGGGGCCCCACAGCCG GGTTACAGCggaggcagaggaggggaggaggctGGAGCCGAGCTGTGGGACCCCGGCAGCTGCTGGAGGCCTGTGAGAGCATCGTGGGGGGAGAAG TGGATCTGAGCAGCTGGCGAGCGCGGCTGGACCGGGTGGAAGCGGCGGCAGCAcgaggggaggaggaggaggaagagcagcaggaagaggtgGGAGGTGgcagtgaggaagaggaggaggatggcgACGAGGATGGAGCCATGGTGGCCCCTCGGCAATGGGAGCGCTACCGCCATGGGGTCCTCACCCTGGGCTGTGTCG GTCTGCCCAACGCAGGGAAGTCCTCAGTGCTGAACGCCCTGCTGGGCCGCAGTGCAGTCAGTGTGTCCCGGGCCCCCGGCCGTACCCGCTACTTCCAGACCCACTTCCTCACCCCCCGCGTGCGCCTCTGCGACTGCCCCGGCCTCGTCTTCCCCTCCCAGGCCCCCCCGGCTCTGCAG GTGCTGGCTGGTGTCTACCCCAtctcccagctgcaggagccCTATTCGGCTGTGGGGTACTTGGCCTCTCGGCTCCCCCTGCCAGCTCTCCTCCAGCTGCGGCCCCCCACTTCTGCAGCAGGTTGGACAGCCTGGGACATCTGTGAAG CCTGGGCAGAGAAACGAGGTTACAAGACAGCAAAGGCAGCTCGGAACGACGTGTACCGtgcagccaacagcatcctgagGCTGGCGGCCGATGGGCGACTCCGGCTCTGCCTGCGACCCCCTGGCTACGCTGCCCAGAAGG aCCTATGGGAGCAGCACCCGGAGACGGCAGcgctggcagagctgcaggagcgGGGGGGGGACCGGGGGGTCCCCGGCTCGGCCCCCCCGGAGGAGGCCTCAACCTCGGAGGAGGAGTGCGACAGTGAGGATGGGGCGGAGCCTGgggaggccacgccccccgccAGCACCGCAGCCAATCCCTTTGCTCTGCTGGGAGAGGATGAGtgttag
- the LOC117438130 gene encoding RING finger protein 39-like — protein MSIPVPYLSPFMSIPVQYLSPCPSLSRISIHIHPRPFVYPHLSPPPSLLPPVPSSPPSPPLPSPPSRLTPPVAAHASMSPPVPPERGPLARLARDTQCPACGQALRDPVLLPCNHSCCRRCLRSAGAAVTCPRCQRSAAPHRLRTAVALAVETRIAQRLARGTPAAPRRPQRRSLGAQLRADATAPPEPPTA, from the exons aTGTCCATCCCTGTCCCGTATCTCTCTCCATTCATGTCCATCCCTGTCCAGTATCTCTCTCCATGTCCATCCCTGTCCCGTATCTCCATTCACATCCATCCACGTCCCTTTGTGTATCCccatctctctcctcctccctccctcctccctcccgtcccctcctcccctccctccccgcccctcccctctcctccctcccgTCTCACCCCTCCCGTTGCCGCACACGCCTCCATGTCCCCCCCGGTGCCTCCGGAGCGGGGCCCGTTGGCTCGGCTGGCCCGGGACACGCAGTGCCCGGCGTGCGGGCAGGCGCTGCGGGACCCGGTGCTGCTGCCGTGTAACCACAGCTGCTGCCGGCGCTGCCTGCGCTCTGCCGGTGCTGCCGTCACCTGCCCCCGGTGCCAGCGCTCCGCTGCCCCGCACCGGCTCCGCACTGCCGTGGCCCTGGCCGTGGAGACCCGCATCGCACAGCGCCTGGCCCGGGGCACCCCCGCTGCCCCCCGGCGGCCACAGCGCCGCAG cCTGGGGGCCCAGCTCCGAGCCGACGCCACCGCCCCCCCCGAGCCCCCCACCGCCTAA
- the POLR1H gene encoding DNA-directed RNA polymerase I subunit RPA12, whose product MELPSSCFQSCLDFCPECGSVLPRPGPQSSIRCPRCSFTLDTADFEGKTIRSTIEFNRLEPAGRGQDPAPHSQGPLVERRCPRCGHEGMSYRTRQMRSADEGQTVFYTCPQCRFQEKEDS is encoded by the exons ATGGAgctcccctcctcctgcttccAGTCCTGCCTGGATTTCTGCCCCGAGTGCGGCTCCGTCCTGCCCCGGCCGGGCCCACAGAGCAGCATCCGCTGCCCCCGCTGCAGCTTCACCCTCGACACCGCCG ACTTTGAGGGGAAGACAATCCGCAGCACCATCGAGTTCAACCGGTTGGAGCCGGCGGGGAGGGGGCAGGATCCTGCTCCCCACTCCCAGGGACCCCTG GTGGAGCGGCGCTGCCCCCGCTGTGGGCACGAGGGGATGTCCTATCGCACCCGGCAGATGCGCTCGGCCGATGAGGGCCAGACCGTGTTCTATACGTGCCCCCAGTGCAG GTTCCAGGAGAAGGAGGATTCCTGA
- the TRIM39 gene encoding E3 ubiquitin-protein ligase TRIM39 → MSSPDPLETLRVEASCSVCLEYLQDPVLLECGHNFCRACITRWWAELARDLPCPVCRKPCRRRALRPNRQLGNLAEAARLLRPGTKRKAPDGARCQTHGQALARFCRDDQAPVCLLCQISHAHRAHVLVPLEAAAREYKEKLQRCLEPLEQKLEVLSGCRAREEQKPAQLKRLVSGRRDRIAQEFEELRALLAQEEQLLLRRLEDEEQEILERLRSNLERLEEQHRGLAALVSLLQEKCLQPGAEMLRDIKDTLARCEAAAAPLDDPVSIPIELEKNFSSFPRQYFTLRKLTRRVLGEVTLDPDTAHPNLVLSEDRKSVRFVDMGPRELPYSPRRFTMYPCVLAAQGFTSGRHYWEVEVGDKTHWALGVCKDSVSRKGELTPLPEAGYWRVRLWNGDKYAATTTPFTPLTLRVKPKRVGVFLDYEAGKVAFYNVTDRSHIYTFTATFTEKVWPLFYPGIRAGRKNAAPLVIRSPTDWE, encoded by the exons ATGTCTAGCCCGGACCCCCTGGAGACGCTGCGGGTTGAAGCCAGCTGCTCCGTGTGCCTGGAGTACCTGCAGGACCCGGTGCTGCTGGAGTGCGGCCACAACTTCTGCCGCGCCTGCATCACCCGCTGGTGGGCAGAGCTGGCGCGGGACCTGCCCTGCCCCGTGTGCCGCAAGCCCTGCCGGCGCCGCGCGCTGCGGCCCAACCGCCAGCTGGGGAACCTGGCGGAGGCCGCGCGGCTGCTGCGGCCTGGCACCAAGCGCAAGGCTCCCGATGGCGCCAGATGCCAGACCCACGGCCAGGCCCTGGCGCGTTTCTGCCGCGACGACCAGGCCCCCGTCTGCCTGCTCTGCCAGATCTCCCACGCGCACCGGGCTCATGTGCTCGTGCCCCTGGAGGCGGCTGCCAGGGAGTACAAG GAGAAGCTGCAGCGCTGCCTGGAGCCGCTGGAGCAGAAGCTGGAGGTGCTGAGCGGCTGCCGCGCACGCGAGGAGCAGAAACCAGCCCAGCTGAAG AGGTTGGTGTCCGGGCGCCGGGACCGCATCGCGCAGGAGTTCGAGGAGCTGCGGGCGCTGCTGGCGCAGGAGGAGCAGCTGTTGCTGCGGCGCctggaggatgaggagcaggagaTCCTGGAGCGGCTCCGGAGCAACCTGGAGCgcctggaggagcagcaccggggcctggctgccctcgtgtccctgctgcaggagaagtGCCTGCAGCCGGGAGCTGAGATGCTGAGG GACATCAAGGACACTCTGGCCAG GTGCGAGGCAGCAGCGGCTCCGCTGGATGATCCCGTTTCCATTCCCATTGAGCTGGAGAAGAACTTCAGCAGCTTCCCAAGGCAGTACTTCACCCTGCGCAAGCTCACGCGGCGCGTGCTCG GGGAGGTGACTCTGGATCCCGACACGGCTCATCCCAACCTGGTGCTGTCCGAGGACCGGAAGAGCGTCCGCTTTGTGGACATGGGGCCGCGGGAGCTGCCCTATTCCCCGCGGCGCTTCACCATGTACCCCTGCGTGCTGGCGGCTCAGGGCTTCACCTCCGGCAGGCACTACTGGGAAGTGGAAGTCGGGGATAAAACCCATTGGGCTTTGGGGGTGTGCAAGGATTCGGTGAGCAGGAAAGGGGAGTTGACCCCCTTGCCTGAAGCCGGATACTGGCGCGTCCGGCTCTGGAATGGGGACAAGTACGCGGCCACCACCACCCCCTTCACGCCGCTGACGCTGCGGGTGAAGCCCAAACGCGTTGGGGTTTTCCTGGATTACGAGGCTGGGAAAGTGGCTTTCTACAACGTGACTGATCGATCCCATATCTACACCTTCACCGCCACCTTCACCGAGAAGGTCTGGCCCCTCTTCTATCCCGGGATCCGTGCCGGCAGGAAGAACGCGGCTCCGCTCGTCATCCGCTCACCCACGGACTGGGAATGA
- the ABCF1 gene encoding ATP-binding cassette sub-family F member 1 isoform X1 encodes MPKGARPAAAKQEEWRGEGEDQPVKKGKKDRRGKKSFFEELVEEEKAAPAEPPPAPDKEAAPQQASRRKKERRKERKRPGAEPEPEELELSRRLQELAAADSEEEEEEEAPAPRKGGRRRKGGNVFAALNQDQSEEEEEEEEKRKEEAAPRPGKGKSHKQEEEEGEKKRKSRKNEKTKSKRQGKAPSEDEAEGSDEDTKPKGRKNKFTALQDEDEEDEPKEPQKGNEPPEEEEEGRKAEPDARISKKEKKKMKKQMEYERQVATIKAAAAAGEEDFSVSQAELSSRQAMLENASDIKLEKFSISAHGKELYVNADLYIVAGRRYGLVGPNGKGKTTLLKHIANRALSIPPNIDVLLCEQEVVADDTPAVQAVLKADTKRLRLLEEEKRLQTLLERGEDAAERLEKVYEELRAIGAAAAEAKARRILAGLGFNPEMQNRATRKFSGGWRMRVSLARALFMEPTLLMLDEPTNHLDLNAVIWLNNYLQTWKKTLLVVSHDQGFLDDVCTDIIHLDAQRLFYYRGNYMTFKKMYQQKQKELLKQFEKQEKKLRDLKAGGKSTKQAEKQTKEALTRKQQKCRRRTADEEASEAPELLKRPREYTVRFTFPNPPPLSPPILGLHGVDFGYEGQELLFRNLDFGIDMDSRVCIVGPNGVGKSTLLQLLTGRLTPTRGQMRRNHRLKVGFFNQQAAEQLRLEETAAEYLQRSFNLPHQDARKCLGRFGLEGHAHTLQIAKLSGGQKARVVFAELACREPDVLILDEPTNNLDIESIDALADAINDYKGAVIVVSHDARLITETNCQLWVVEEQGLSQIDGDFEDYKREVLEALGEVMIHRPRE; translated from the exons ATGCCGAAGGGAGCGCGGCCGGCGGCGGCCAAGCAGGAGGAAtggcggggggagggggagg accagCCGGtaaagaagggcaagaaggaccGGCGAGGCAAGAAGTCG TTCTTCGAGGAGCtggtggaggaggagaaagcagcacCCGCTGAGCCCCCCCCGGCGCCGGACAAGGAGGCAGCGCCCCAACAG GCTTCCCGAAGGAAAAAGGAGCGGAGGAAAGAGCGGAAGCGTCCGGGAGCGGAGCCGGAGcctgaggagctggagctgagccGGCGCCTGCAGGAGCTGGCGGCTGCTgacagtgaggaggaggaggaggaggaag CTCCGGCGCCCAGGaaaggggggaggaggaggaag ggtgGCAACGTCTTTGCGGCGCTGAATCAAGATCAaagcgaggaggaggaggaggaagaggagaagaggaaggaggaggcagcaccACGGCCTGGCAAGGGCAAAAGCCataag caggaggaagaggagggggagaagaagaggaagagccGGAAGAACGAGAAGACCAAGAGCAAGCGGCAG GGAAAAGCCCCCAGTGAGGATGAGGCCGAAGGCTCCGATGAGGATACAAAACCCAAAGgcaggaag AACAAGTTCACAGCCctgcaggatgaggatgaggaagatGAACCCAAAGAGCCCCAGAAGGGCAACGAACCT cccgaggaggaggaggaggggaggaaggcagagccTGACGCCCGCATCagcaagaaggagaagaagaagatgaagaagcaG ATGGAGTACGAGCGCCAGGTGGCCACCATCAAGGCAGCGGCAGCCGCGGGCGAGGAGGACTTCTCAGTGTCCCAGGCTGAGCTGTCCTCACGTCAGGCCATGCTGGAGAACGCCTCCGACATCAAG CTGGAGAAGTTcagcatctctgcccatgggaaggagcTTTATGTCAATGCCGACCTCTACATCGTGGCCGGACGTCGCTATGGGCTCGTGGGACCCAACGg TAAAGGGAAGACGACGCTGCTGAAGCACATTGCGAACCGGGCGCTGAGCATCCCCCCCAACATTGATGTGCTGCTCTGTGAGCAAG AGGTGGTGGCTGACGACACCCCCGCGGTGcaggcagtgctcaaggctgaCACCAAACGGCTCcggctgctggaggaggagaagcgGCTGCAGACGCTGCTGGAGCGCGGGGAGGATGCAGCCGAGCGCCTAGAGAAG GTGTATGAGGAGCTCAGAGCCATTGGGGCGGCTGCAGCCGAGGCCAAGGCCAGGCGCATACTGGCTGGACTGGGTTTCAACCCCGAGATGCAGAACAGAGCAACGAGGAAGTTCTCCGGGGGGTGGAGGATGAGGGTGTCCCTGGCCCG TGCCTTGTTCATGGAGCCGACACTGCTGATGCTGGATGAGCCCACCAACCACCTGGACCTCAATGCGGTCATCTGGCTCAATAA TTACCTGCAGACCTGGAAGAAGACATTGCTGGTGGTGTCCCACGACCAAGGTTTCCTCGATGATGTCTGCACCGACATCATCCACCTGGATGCCCAGAGGCTCTTCTACTACCGGGGCAACTACA TGACCTTCAAGAAGATGTaccagcagaagcagaaggagcTGCTCAAGCAGTTCgagaagcaggagaagaagCTGCGGGACCTGAAAGCAGGGGGCAAGTCCACCAAGCAGGCG GAGAAGCAAACCAAGGAGGCTCTGACGCGGAAGCAGCAGAAGTGCCGGCGCCGGACGGCGGATGAGGAGGCATCTGAGGCCCCAGAGCTGCTCAAGAGGCCTCGGGAATACACCGTGCGCTTCACCTTCCCCAACCCGccccccctcagcccccccATCCTCGGCCTCCACG GCGTTGACTTCGGCTAcgaggggcaggagctgctgttccGTAACCTGGACTTTGGCATTGACATGGACTCGAGGG TTTGCATCGTGGGCCCCAATGGGGTGGGGAAGAGCacgctgctgcagctgctgaccGGGCGGCTCACCCCG ACCCGTGGCCAGATGCGGAGGAACCACCGGCTG AAAGTGGGGTTCTTCAACCAGCAAGCGGCAGAGCAGCTGCGGCTGGAGGAGACGGCGGCCGAGTACCTGCAGCGGAGCTTCAACCTCCCGCACCAGGACGCCCGCAAGTGCCTGGGCCGCTTCGGGCTCGAGGGCCACGCACACACGCTGCAGATCGCCAAGCTCTCCG GCGGGCAGAAGGCGCGGGTGGTGTTCGCGGAGCTGGCGTGCCGGGAGCCGGACGTCCTCATCCTG GATGAACCCACCAACAACCTGGACATCGAGTCCATTGATGCCTTGGCTGACGCCATCAATGACTACAAAGGAG CCGTCATCGTGGTGAGCCACGACGCGCGGCTGATCACGGAGACCAACTGCCAGCTGTGGGTGGTGGAGGAGCAGGGACTGAGCCAGATCGATGGCGACTTCGAGGACTACAAACGGGAGGTGCTGGAGGCCCTGGGCGAGGTCATGATCCACCGGCCTCGAGAGTGA
- the PPP1R11 gene encoding E3 ubiquitin-protein ligase PPP1R11 has protein sequence MAEAADTGGCGTATVTETGAAEPENRSLTLKLRKRKPDKKVEWSSDTVDNEHLGRRSSKCCCIYEKPREFGESSTESEEEDEEEEEAAGGGGQGGARWLWPPPLHQGTQTGAEAARGGHGGAPSAAPWAPDPYGALRSPLWRLLDTPPPIKY, from the exons ATGGCGGAGGCGGCGGACACCGGAGGCTGCGGCACCGCCACCGTCACCGAGACCGGAGCCGCCGAGCCG GAGAACCGCAGCCTGACCCTGAAGCTGCGCAAGCGGAAGCCGGACAAGAAGGTGGAGTGGTCCAGTGACACCGTGGACAATGAGCACCTGGGCCGCCGCTCCTCCAAGT GCTGCTGCATCTATGAGAAGCCGCGAGAGTTCGGGGAGAGCTCGACCGAGAgcgaggaggaggatgaggaggaggaggaagcagcgGGGGGGGGCGGCCAGGGGGGGGCACGATGGTTGTGGCCACCTCCATTGCATCAGGGGACACAAACGGGGGCAGAGGCAGCGCGGGGAGGACACGGGGGGGCCCCAAGCGCAGCCCCCTGGGCCCCCGACCCCTATGGAGCACTGAGGAGTCCCCTATGGAGGCTTCtggatacccccccccccatcaaaTATTGA